In Spirosoma aureum, a single genomic region encodes these proteins:
- a CDS encoding fibronectin type III domain-containing protein, with product MNVKFYQQLIILIGCLFWLTLTQLVVAQSVTQPVLPFCGTPSLTPAQSLSLGQLARLALQRKRASGAAPTAITYVPIRPHIVRRSDGSADFNLTRLNQVMAVTNSYYLLNGFGIQFYFAGTTPDYIDDDDLYNVFPFPEGNTVDGRDATDALNQYYVTHFTNPGVGGFARFPLDDIGTTRSFIGTNGGDSDLGNRLIPHELGHTFSVLHTFGYSNGEYPTDELVTRGAGANCTTAGDEICDTPADPYHIAGAYVTDLNGCPQYNPGSTARDANGDLYAPSITNIMSYYFPCTHDFTPGQYDRMQAGLALRQTHTSYSLSHPPTNVASPTNVAVSLNGIAITITWQDNATNEMGYFVERSSTSATEGFAPIGGVGPDETTFVDYDTRLRMHYYYRIRPSNSTTGSLSPTADIATPRTTDPVTGLTTTNITDNTAQLNWNSLGNNVTYDVQWRAIGSTGWNELVRLPQTSVTISSLSGYSSFEWRVKASDQDTYSGPVTFTTLCPMPVTYSFSVIPARVSAAISWNAFSPASILQWRAVGSATWNTSSTLTNTSSYTLTGLTPDTQYEWRVQGVCSATATSEFTDPLTFTTYACVTPQYPSSSPRAEAANLSWFMPYNESGRTYTVRFRPVGTTNWTAVSSLTTTTCSLTGLANNTTYEWQAKSVCSVTDESAYSLLSTFTTYCPAVPIGLSSTPTATGVTLGWVNANALEPGSTIELQYRSVGNPTWNLVTETARYGYSSRQLTGLMPNTTYEWRVRIACSAAAQSDYTATMMFTTGCYAPNPNNLSTDLISSSSARLNWYNPTDPGTQFDLRYRAVGEANWVTISNVSSATTGGNYSISGLSNQTTYEWQIRTLCSQTESSTFSAGPNFVTQCKSPDYLTQTPLVTSAFLSWGQAGVDVSYEVFYRLAGTSAWTTVSNLTSTHTVISGLTGNTSYEWQVRSQCTNGINAAPSGINTFTTFTCSTPYNLNVTNLTMTTARLNWSFANADAGTRYEGRYRVVGATDWITLSNLSSDQGQGYFDLSGLAIDTQYEWQIQTRCSSTESSAFTSSNTFKTLPVCTSMYTVKTGSWNDASVWSCGRLPLSTDPVQIKHLVTVPSNYLGSVLSITYDAGQKLQFNFGSRLKMGQ from the coding sequence ATGAACGTAAAATTTTACCAACAACTTATCATACTGATTGGCTGCCTATTTTGGCTTACCCTTACCCAATTAGTCGTTGCCCAATCGGTCACCCAGCCCGTTCTGCCGTTCTGTGGTACGCCAAGTTTAACCCCTGCTCAGTCCCTCTCACTTGGGCAACTGGCAAGACTGGCGCTGCAACGCAAACGGGCATCGGGTGCTGCCCCAACCGCCATTACCTACGTCCCTATCCGTCCCCACATCGTTCGCCGGAGCGACGGTAGCGCCGATTTCAATCTTACCCGACTCAATCAGGTAATGGCCGTTACCAATAGCTATTACCTGCTCAATGGATTTGGCATCCAGTTTTACTTCGCTGGCACAACGCCTGATTACATCGATGATGACGATTTATACAACGTTTTTCCGTTCCCTGAAGGAAATACGGTCGATGGTCGTGATGCGACCGATGCGCTGAACCAATATTATGTTACCCATTTTACGAACCCCGGTGTGGGTGGATTTGCTCGTTTTCCTTTAGACGACATCGGTACGACCCGTTCATTTATCGGAACAAATGGAGGAGATAGTGATTTAGGCAATCGCCTGATTCCTCACGAATTAGGGCATACGTTTAGTGTGCTTCATACTTTTGGGTATTCCAATGGAGAGTATCCGACTGACGAGTTGGTTACACGAGGAGCCGGAGCCAACTGCACGACGGCGGGGGATGAAATCTGCGATACGCCCGCCGATCCTTATCACATTGCCGGAGCCTATGTTACAGACCTAAATGGCTGCCCGCAATATAATCCGGGCAGTACGGCCCGCGATGCCAATGGGGATCTTTACGCCCCCTCGATCACCAACATTATGTCGTATTACTTTCCGTGTACACACGATTTTACACCGGGCCAGTACGACAGGATGCAGGCTGGTTTGGCCCTTCGGCAGACGCATACGAGCTATTCCCTCTCTCACCCCCCAACGAATGTCGCATCCCCCACGAATGTCGCTGTCTCGCTCAATGGGATTGCCATTACGATAACCTGGCAGGACAACGCTACGAATGAAATGGGTTATTTTGTTGAGCGTTCGTCAACGTCTGCCACCGAGGGTTTTGCCCCCATTGGCGGGGTAGGGCCTGATGAGACCACATTTGTGGATTATGATACCCGGCTCCGCATGCACTATTATTATCGCATTCGTCCGTCCAACAGCACAACCGGCAGTTTGAGTCCAACCGCTGATATAGCAACTCCCCGGACCACAGATCCGGTTACCGGGCTGACAACGACGAACATTACGGACAATACCGCACAATTGAACTGGAACAGCCTTGGCAACAATGTAACCTACGATGTGCAATGGCGGGCGATCGGTAGTACTGGCTGGAACGAACTAGTGCGTCTACCACAAACCTCAGTTACTATTTCTTCATTAAGTGGATATTCTTCGTTTGAGTGGCGGGTGAAAGCGTCGGATCAGGACACCTACTCGGGGCCAGTTACCTTCACCACTCTTTGCCCAATGCCAGTTACGTATTCGTTTAGCGTCATTCCGGCCCGTGTTTCGGCGGCTATTTCCTGGAATGCCTTTTCACCTGCCTCTATCCTTCAGTGGAGGGCTGTCGGTTCGGCTACCTGGAATACCAGCAGTACTTTAACCAACACATCGTCTTACACGCTGACGGGTCTGACGCCGGATACGCAGTATGAATGGCGGGTGCAGGGCGTTTGTTCCGCAACGGCTACCTCAGAATTTACGGACCCACTGACCTTTACGACCTACGCCTGTGTTACTCCTCAATATCCGAGTTCTTCGCCACGAGCAGAAGCTGCGAATTTATCGTGGTTTATGCCGTATAACGAATCAGGTCGAACGTATACCGTTCGCTTTCGACCCGTTGGCACTACCAACTGGACGGCAGTTAGCAGTCTAACCACTACGACCTGTTCGCTGACCGGTTTAGCCAATAATACAACCTACGAATGGCAGGCTAAAAGCGTTTGTTCGGTCACTGACGAGTCGGCGTATAGTCTGTTATCGACATTTACCACCTACTGTCCGGCGGTTCCCATCGGGCTCTCCAGTACACCGACGGCAACCGGGGTTACGCTTGGCTGGGTAAATGCCAATGCCTTGGAGCCGGGTAGTACCATTGAATTGCAATACCGGTCTGTTGGTAATCCAACCTGGAATCTGGTCACCGAAACGGCAAGATATGGGTATTCCTCCCGGCAACTGACGGGTCTTATGCCGAACACAACGTATGAATGGCGGGTACGAATAGCCTGCTCGGCCGCTGCCCAGTCTGATTATACCGCAACAATGATGTTTACGACTGGCTGTTACGCACCTAACCCCAATAACCTCTCAACTGATTTGATTTCGTCGTCGTCCGCACGGTTAAACTGGTATAACCCAACTGATCCCGGTACGCAGTTCGACCTTCGCTATCGGGCGGTCGGTGAGGCAAACTGGGTGACCATCAGCAATGTAAGTAGTGCCACCACAGGAGGAAATTATTCCATTAGCGGATTATCCAATCAGACAACGTATGAATGGCAGATCAGAACCTTGTGCTCACAAACGGAAAGTTCAACGTTTTCAGCTGGCCCCAACTTCGTTACCCAATGTAAATCACCCGATTATCTGACACAGACACCCCTGGTTACATCGGCTTTTTTATCCTGGGGCCAGGCAGGTGTTGATGTAAGCTATGAGGTATTTTATCGGCTGGCAGGCACGTCTGCCTGGACAACTGTGAGTAATCTAACCAGCACCCATACGGTCATTTCCGGGCTGACCGGAAACACCAGCTATGAGTGGCAGGTCAGAAGCCAGTGTACCAACGGTATCAATGCCGCTCCATCGGGCATCAATACATTTACAACATTCACCTGTAGTACACCGTACAATTTAAACGTCACTAATCTGACCATGACGACGGCTCGATTGAACTGGAGCTTTGCCAATGCCGACGCAGGCACACGGTATGAAGGCCGTTATCGGGTGGTCGGTGCAACCGACTGGATCACCCTCTCAAATCTAAGCAGCGATCAGGGGCAGGGTTATTTCGATCTATCCGGACTGGCCATTGATACGCAATACGAATGGCAGATCCAAACGCGTTGTTCATCCACCGAAAGTTCAGCGTTTACTTCCTCTAATACCTTCAAAACACTTCCCGTATGCACCAGTATGTACACCGTTAAAACAGGTTCATGGAATGATGCCAGCGTCTGGTCCTGTGGTCGACTTCCCCTCAGCACGGACCCAGTTCAGATTAAGCATCTGGTAACGGTGCCGAGCAATTATTTGGGTAGTGTCCTGAGCATTACCTATGATGCAGGCCAGAAATTACAATTTAATTTCGGGAGCCGGTTAAAAATGGGGCAGTAA
- a CDS encoding GNAT family N-acetyltransferase codes for MVDHQLTYRTATASDIPNIARLTLKSYHDYKAVLTPINWARMEANLSNENLYADLLGKATTFVCEANCRLVGVIFLMPNGNPTSIFPADWSYIRLLGVDPDYRGLRIGRKLTELCIHHAKSTGEIGIALHTSEFMNAARSMYEELGFRQAKELPPMFDKRYWLYKLSFSPIDRDNQ; via the coding sequence ATGGTTGATCATCAATTGACATATCGTACAGCAACTGCTAGTGATATTCCCAACATCGCTCGGCTAACGCTGAAATCGTATCACGATTATAAAGCTGTTTTGACGCCCATCAACTGGGCCAGGATGGAGGCTAATTTGTCAAATGAAAACTTGTACGCGGACTTGCTGGGTAAAGCGACCACATTTGTCTGTGAAGCAAACTGCCGGTTGGTTGGCGTGATATTTTTGATGCCAAACGGCAACCCGACCTCTATTTTTCCCGCAGACTGGAGTTATATCCGATTATTGGGCGTTGATCCAGATTACCGGGGCTTGCGTATTGGCCGAAAACTCACGGAACTTTGTATTCATCACGCGAAGTCAACGGGTGAGATTGGGATAGCACTGCACACCAGTGAATTCATGAATGCCGCCCGGTCAATGTATGAGGAGCTGGGTTTCAGGCAGGCGAAAGAATTACCACCCATGTTTGACAAACGATACTGGCTTTACAAGCTAAGTTTCTCGCCTATTGATAGGGACAATCAATAG
- the dinB gene encoding DNA polymerase IV, translating to MDQPDNRKIIHIDMDAFYASVEQRDNADLQGKPVAVGGSRQRGVVAAASYEARQFGVRSAMASSIAIRKCPDLIFVKPRFDVYKAVSEQIRAIFAEYTPLIEPLSLDEAYLDVTHNLVDNPSATLIAQAIKARIKAVTGLTASAGVSYNKFLAKLASDYRKPDGLFVIKPNQGKSFVEQLEVGQFHGVGRVTAARMNELGIFTGLDLRQQREAFLVQHFGKAGLHYYSIAQAIDHRPVMPDRVRKSIGSETTFEQDLTDEVELYKSLAPLLESVWAYCEKTGVQGRTVTLKVKYADFQQITRSRTILSLIRDPNQLKQISFDLLASLIPTPKGIRLLGVSLSSLRTVSLNRGSQLALDL from the coding sequence GTGGATCAGCCCGACAATCGCAAAATTATTCACATCGATATGGATGCGTTTTATGCATCCGTTGAGCAACGGGATAATGCAGACCTGCAAGGCAAACCCGTTGCCGTTGGCGGTTCCCGACAGCGGGGTGTTGTGGCCGCAGCCAGCTATGAGGCCCGCCAGTTTGGCGTTCGATCGGCTATGGCTTCCTCGATTGCCATTCGAAAATGTCCTGATCTTATTTTTGTGAAACCCCGTTTTGACGTTTACAAGGCTGTTTCGGAACAGATACGGGCTATATTTGCGGAATACACGCCCCTTATCGAACCCCTCTCGCTGGATGAAGCCTATCTGGACGTAACACATAATCTGGTCGATAATCCGTCGGCTACATTGATCGCTCAGGCCATTAAAGCCCGGATCAAGGCGGTTACCGGCCTTACAGCTTCGGCGGGCGTTTCCTATAATAAGTTCCTGGCTAAGCTGGCATCCGATTATCGCAAGCCTGATGGTCTATTCGTCATTAAACCGAATCAGGGGAAATCCTTTGTCGAACAACTGGAAGTCGGTCAGTTTCATGGGGTCGGTCGTGTTACGGCGGCCCGAATGAATGAACTTGGCATTTTTACAGGCCTGGATCTACGCCAGCAGCGTGAAGCCTTTTTGGTTCAGCATTTCGGGAAAGCGGGTCTCCATTATTATTCCATTGCCCAGGCTATTGATCACCGCCCGGTTATGCCCGACCGGGTGCGTAAATCGATCGGGTCAGAAACAACATTTGAGCAGGACCTGACTGACGAGGTTGAATTGTACAAATCATTAGCGCCACTTTTAGAAAGCGTATGGGCTTATTGTGAAAAGACGGGTGTGCAAGGGCGGACGGTTACGCTAAAAGTCAAATATGCAGATTTTCAGCAAATTACCCGCAGTCGAACGATACTGAGTCTGATTCGTGACCCGAACCAATTAAAACAAATCAGCTTTGATTTATTAGCGTCGCTGATCCCAACGCCCAAAGGTATTCGCCTGCTGGGCGTGTCGCTGTCAAGTCTTCGAACCGTTTCCCTGAATAGGGGAAGTCAGTTAGCGCTTGATCTATAG
- a CDS encoding outer membrane beta-barrel protein: MSKDVLNALLVYLLMLLANPVVAQQRTQFWGLTAGFSPLQIKDQFHSDYTYRGTGLGLQAYYGHNRLKTQWQLEAAYTRATPQSIVSRKASTQFVDLTFDYQWRLLPVSRLDNRVQYFGGLGLRLTNNTTNYSPDMEVSTIVSTAVASLGVSAKATYQLSARQRIQGQAFASIVSAVYRPDYPYFGRDQVAISWLGKGPLLDAQVTYQYQFHERYQAVGFYKLTYFQYDQPRPLVGLRQQVGIGIQRTF, translated from the coding sequence ATGAGTAAGGATGTATTGAATGCACTACTAGTTTATTTATTGATGCTGTTGGCTAACCCGGTTGTGGCTCAGCAGCGAACACAATTCTGGGGACTTACAGCCGGATTTTCTCCCTTACAAATCAAGGATCAGTTCCATTCGGATTATACCTACCGGGGAACCGGATTGGGCCTGCAAGCCTACTATGGGCATAACCGATTGAAAACGCAATGGCAACTCGAAGCTGCTTATACGCGGGCAACGCCCCAGTCCATTGTTTCCCGAAAAGCGTCAACTCAGTTTGTGGATTTGACCTTCGATTACCAGTGGCGGTTGTTACCAGTTAGCCGTCTGGACAATCGTGTTCAATATTTCGGGGGCCTTGGGCTTCGACTGACTAACAACACGACGAATTATTCGCCAGATATGGAGGTTTCGACGATTGTGTCCACAGCAGTTGCCTCATTGGGCGTATCGGCGAAGGCAACCTATCAACTGAGCGCCAGACAGCGCATTCAGGGACAGGCATTTGCATCGATCGTTAGTGCGGTTTATCGTCCGGACTATCCCTATTTTGGACGGGATCAAGTCGCTATCAGCTGGTTAGGGAAGGGGCCATTACTGGATGCTCAGGTAACGTATCAGTATCAATTCCATGAACGATACCAGGCTGTTGGTTTCTACAAACTGACTTATTTCCAATACGATCAACCCCGTCCGTTGGTTGGGTTACGCCAACAGGTTGGAATAGGTATTCAGCGGACATTTTAA
- a CDS encoding SRPBCC family protein, whose amino-acid sequence MMDKFSTAISINGEPADLWAALTKPELMATWLGEPETKIEVDTTWDINTPIFIRGFHHVPFENKGMVLQYDNERKLRYSHLSSVSRLPDKPENYSILEFTLTPIDNQTLLALSIENFPTESIQKHLEFYWRTTVLLIKKSVEELADESNQSLAGS is encoded by the coding sequence ATGATGGATAAATTTTCAACGGCGATTTCGATAAATGGTGAACCTGCTGACCTGTGGGCAGCTTTAACAAAGCCTGAATTAATGGCTACCTGGTTGGGTGAGCCTGAAACGAAAATAGAGGTCGATACGACCTGGGATATCAACACTCCAATTTTCATTCGTGGTTTTCATCACGTGCCATTTGAAAATAAAGGAATGGTCCTACAATATGATAATGAACGTAAGCTAAGGTACAGTCATTTAAGTTCTGTGTCCCGACTCCCCGACAAGCCAGAAAATTATTCAATCCTTGAGTTTACATTAACTCCCATCGATAACCAGACACTATTGGCGCTTTCCATCGAAAACTTCCCGACTGAGTCAATTCAAAAACATCTGGAATTTTACTGGCGAACGACTGTCTTACTCATCAAAAAAAGCGTTGAAGAACTGGCAGATGAGTCTAACCAGTCGCTCGCTGGATCGTAG
- the rpsO gene encoding 30S ribosomal protein S15 → MYLTTEKKQEIFSTSGHAKSAGDTGSAESQIALFTYRISHLTEHLKVHKHDYGTQLGLLKLVGKRRRLLNYLQQKDITRYRAILAALGLRK, encoded by the coding sequence ATGTATCTAACGACCGAAAAAAAACAGGAGATCTTCTCCACCTCGGGTCACGCCAAAAGTGCTGGTGACACCGGGTCGGCCGAATCCCAGATCGCGCTGTTCACGTACCGGATCAGTCATTTGACCGAGCACCTGAAAGTTCACAAGCACGATTACGGCACCCAATTAGGTCTTTTAAAATTAGTCGGTAAGCGTCGGCGTCTGCTGAACTACCTGCAACAAAAAGACATCACACGATACCGGGCTATTCTGGCCGCGCTGGGTCTGAGAAAATAA
- a CDS encoding LptF/LptG family permease has translation MKKIDKLVLNSFWGPFFLTLGVVIFIFLMRLLMFYIDDFVSKDLDLATFGRLLFYFSLLTIPTALPLAVLLSSLMTFGNLGEFFELTAMKSAGISLTRAMRPLLVVAVGISSFSFWFNNSVSPWANLKGYSLLYDIKTAKATLSLKEGIFYNDLPGYSIKVDHKVKTGKESTTGDLLKGLVIYKHPTNGLETGNREIILADSGRMYTDKDRTYLVFQLFNGNDYQEYSGNGTVSYASNGTPVKGAEFVRNGFKDYRLVISLESFGIKRTDENQFEYHEYMKDLKQLSDLTDSLRKDYRNTSLSVANTSRQYYNYQFKTNVTTKPAVVVKDGKWIDSLLKKQNLAQPDLAQAAYSQAQNILSYATSNVNYLTEKEKNVWKYQLESNHKFTQAISVFVMFLIGASMGAIIKKGGFGLPVLVSIVFFIFLYVLTLTGDKYAKDGLIWVPLGAWMANLVLFPVGLFLMQRARHDSRLFDGDVYRIAWERVKQKWATYRLQVQEARLKSSNNG, from the coding sequence ATGAAGAAAATAGATAAATTAGTACTCAATTCGTTCTGGGGACCGTTTTTTCTTACACTGGGTGTCGTCATTTTTATCTTCCTGATGCGACTCCTGATGTTCTACATAGACGATTTCGTTTCGAAAGACCTTGATTTAGCAACATTCGGTCGTCTTCTTTTTTACTTTTCCCTGCTAACGATTCCAACCGCACTTCCGCTGGCCGTTCTGCTCTCTTCGCTGATGACGTTTGGTAATCTTGGCGAATTTTTTGAACTGACAGCCATGAAAAGTGCGGGCATTTCACTCACCCGTGCCATGCGTCCGCTGCTCGTGGTTGCTGTTGGCATTAGTTCATTTTCATTCTGGTTCAACAATAGTGTATCGCCCTGGGCTAATCTCAAGGGATATAGCCTACTGTATGACATTAAAACGGCCAAAGCTACGCTAAGTCTAAAAGAAGGAATTTTTTATAATGACCTGCCGGGCTACAGTATTAAAGTTGATCATAAGGTCAAAACCGGTAAAGAAAGCACCACCGGTGATTTACTAAAAGGACTGGTTATTTACAAGCATCCGACAAATGGCCTTGAAACTGGTAATCGGGAGATCATTCTGGCAGATTCGGGGCGGATGTATACCGATAAGGATCGGACATACCTCGTTTTTCAACTGTTCAATGGAAATGATTATCAGGAGTATTCGGGAAATGGAACGGTTAGTTACGCCAGTAATGGCACACCCGTGAAAGGAGCCGAATTTGTTCGGAATGGATTTAAAGACTATCGGCTCGTCATCAGTTTAGAATCGTTCGGCATTAAACGCACGGACGAAAATCAGTTCGAGTACCACGAGTACATGAAAGATTTGAAGCAACTCTCGGACCTGACCGATTCGCTTCGAAAAGATTATAGAAATACGAGCCTGAGTGTTGCCAATACATCGCGACAGTATTACAACTATCAATTTAAAACCAACGTCACCACAAAGCCCGCCGTTGTGGTGAAAGACGGTAAATGGATCGATTCATTACTGAAAAAACAGAATCTTGCTCAGCCCGACCTTGCTCAGGCGGCTTATAGCCAGGCGCAGAATATCCTATCGTATGCCACTTCGAATGTGAACTACCTGACGGAGAAAGAAAAAAATGTCTGGAAATATCAACTGGAGAGCAACCATAAATTTACCCAGGCCATTTCCGTTTTTGTTATGTTCCTGATCGGTGCATCGATGGGCGCTATAATAAAAAAAGGCGGCTTTGGCTTGCCAGTTCTGGTATCGATCGTCTTCTTCATATTTCTTTATGTACTGACACTCACGGGCGATAAATACGCTAAAGATGGCCTGATCTGGGTGCCACTTGGTGCCTGGATGGCTAACCTGGTGCTGTTTCCAGTGGGGCTGTTCCTGATGCAGCGCGCCCGTCATGACTCACGTCTGTTCGATGGCGACGTGTATCGTATCGCCTGGGAGCGGGTAAAGCAGAAATGGGCGACCTACCGGCTACAGGTTCAGGAAGCACGCCTGAAGTCGTCAAACAACGGGTAA
- a CDS encoding START-like domain-containing protein, with translation MEKLKFVAEYELRASPKMLFPYISTASGLSQWFANKVNTMPEQRFDFQWDNESHIARQVSMRQNKGVRFEFLDTAENGSDNNYVDFRVDQSELTQSTFLRITDYSSTTDEDELQDLWDGLMDKLREIVGS, from the coding sequence ATGGAGAAATTAAAATTTGTTGCCGAATACGAACTCCGGGCATCCCCAAAAATGCTGTTTCCTTACATTAGCACGGCTTCGGGCTTATCACAATGGTTTGCCAATAAAGTAAATACGATGCCGGAACAACGATTCGATTTTCAATGGGACAATGAGAGTCACATCGCGCGACAGGTTTCGATGCGACAGAATAAAGGTGTTCGTTTTGAGTTTTTAGATACAGCCGAAAACGGATCGGATAACAATTATGTCGATTTTCGGGTCGATCAGTCCGAACTTACCCAGTCTACATTTCTACGGATAACCGATTATTCCTCAACGACCGACGAAGACGAACTCCAGGATCTTTGGGATGGTTTAATGGATAAGCTCAGAGAAATTGTTGGTAGTTAA
- a CDS encoding serine hydrolase domain-containing protein, with the protein MIISLTACNRLSNDPPASYTYQLPEPIADGWSVASLQSQQLDPRSIEQLTDQILTEQYRNIHSLLIVRNGKLVYENYFNGYTQSIPENIYSATKSITSALVGIAVDKHLIKSIDDKVVDYFPQYTDLPNLTSAKKQISIRDLLTMSSGLECADDDPQSAGNEATMYQSPDWIRYTLGLPMKANPGTMSNYCTGGVAVLGGILQQATGKTVDEFAQAYLWNPLGIGPIRWDRMPTGQVNTSGRMFIRPRDMAKLGQLFLDKGKWQDQQVLSANWVDESTRKQVVLRDQEYGYLWWRRQFVMDDKTYPAYYASGNGGHFIVVIPSLNVVVVSTAGNLNSGISAQVFRMIRFGILPAFL; encoded by the coding sequence TTGATAATCAGTTTAACGGCCTGTAATCGGTTAAGCAATGATCCTCCGGCAAGCTATACCTATCAGCTTCCCGAACCGATCGCCGATGGTTGGTCCGTTGCGTCGCTCCAGAGTCAGCAGTTGGACCCCAGGTCGATTGAACAGTTAACCGATCAAATTCTGACCGAACAATACCGGAATATCCATAGCCTGCTGATTGTCAGAAACGGGAAACTGGTCTATGAAAATTACTTCAATGGCTACACCCAATCCATTCCCGAGAACATTTACTCGGCAACGAAAAGCATCACCTCGGCATTGGTTGGTATTGCAGTCGACAAACACCTGATCAAGAGCATCGATGATAAAGTAGTCGATTATTTTCCCCAATACACCGATTTGCCGAACCTGACTTCCGCCAAAAAGCAGATATCCATCCGTGATTTGCTAACGATGAGTTCTGGCCTGGAGTGTGCCGATGACGACCCGCAATCAGCGGGCAACGAAGCAACGATGTACCAGTCGCCGGATTGGATTCGCTATACGCTTGGCCTGCCGATGAAAGCGAATCCCGGAACCATGAGCAACTATTGCACCGGGGGCGTTGCGGTATTGGGGGGCATTCTTCAACAGGCGACGGGAAAAACCGTTGATGAATTTGCGCAGGCGTATTTATGGAATCCGCTGGGTATTGGGCCGATTCGCTGGGATCGCATGCCGACCGGTCAGGTTAACACCAGTGGGCGGATGTTTATTCGGCCGCGCGACATGGCGAAACTTGGACAGCTATTTCTGGATAAAGGGAAATGGCAGGACCAGCAGGTACTTTCCGCCAATTGGGTGGACGAATCGACCCGAAAACAGGTCGTATTGCGTGATCAGGAGTACGGTTACTTGTGGTGGCGGAGGCAATTTGTCATGGATGATAAAACCTATCCCGCTTATTATGCGTCGGGCAACGGGGGGCATTTTATTGTCGTTATTCCAAGCCTGAATGTAGTGGTTGTTTCTACGGCAGGGAATTTGAATTCAGGAATCTCGGCGCAGGTATTTCGAATGATCCGGTTCGGTATTCTTCCCGCTTTTTTATGA